AGACAGAAGGATAAAAAGGTGGGCTATAAAATAGAACGATCATCGGTGAGTCTTCACTCAAAAGTGCGGCTAATTCAGCCACTAATTTCGTCGAAAAATCACGATCTCCTAGTTCTCCCCTATTAGAAGCCACATAATCCAGTCTTCTAAACACCTCTTGCTCCCCGAACCGTTCAATGGCCTTTTCAAGAAGCTGTTCATACGTAAAAACATTCACTTTATGTGCCAAAGGTTCAAATGGTACCATTTCTGAATAGGCAATCGCCCTTTTCTTTAAATGCTCTTCTATTTCTTTAGCTGCTTCTTGGGCGACACTTAATAGTTGCTTATGTATTTGACTAAATGGCCGATCCATCGTGAAGATATTAAACATAGAAACCGATTCATGAGGCGTTTGAACCGAGTACTCTTCCTTTAAATCTTTTTGCATTAAATTCGTTGGAGGGGGGGTCACTTCTCCTTCAGCCTTTTCACAAAATGAAGGGTTCAACTCCATCTTCTCATTTATTTTAGAAACCATAAAATTGGGATTAAATCCAGAAAAAGGCTCACCAACATGAGCTTCAATTCCTTTGCAGAAGAAACCAGACAGTAATTTACCAATCGAACCTGTATAAACGTAGCGATCTTCATCATTCGGTACTTTCGCAAACATCGGTTCAGAATTAACACACGCTTGATAGGTTAAAGCATGTTTTTTTGCCAACTCATTTAGAGCAGGAACAGCTGCTAACATTCCCTCAGAGTTAACTTCCTCGTCCGGAACAGTCAAAAGCAATACATTGCCGTCAAACTCACCTTTCATTGCCCGTTCTAACATTGATAATTGAACCGTCAAACCCGCTTTCATATCCATAATGCCCCGACCAAACAGCCACTCCCCGTGTTCCATATCTTGGACAACTTGCAGAGGAAGTCGATCCTTTTGTTGCGTAAGCTCATGGGTCAATTGTTCAGGTTGAAAAGCTAAAGGCTTTAAATATCCATAATCCTGCACATCAACTACGTCAAAATGACTTAATAAAATAACGGTTTTTGATACATTCGGCTTTTTGACAAGTGCGGTTAAAACCGCCCGTCCATCTCTTAAAGGGTGTAAGTTTAGGAACTCTTCATTTTTTTTAAAATAGGGAAACTTTTTCAACCTATAAAATAGTTGCTCGCTAAAGCTTGCTTCCCCTTCTGTTAAAGTCACTGTGGGATGTTCGACAAGTGTACATAATAGTTCTTTTAATTGTTGCTTCGTTTGCCATTGCACGTTAAAAACCCCCTTCTAGTATCCTTCTGAGATATACCATAATTATACTATACCACCACCACTAGTTCATCCTCACCTTGAAAATTCACAAGCATTATTGTATTTTTGAAATCATATTTTTTGACCATAAAAATAAAACGGATCATACTGTTATATATTAGTGCGTGTTCAAAAAGTAGGGGGAAAAGGGTCGAGAAGAACGAGGCGACTAGTTAAAGGGTCACAGGCTAAGAACAACCACTTCCTGTGGTGAACGCCTGTACTAGCACATCGTGTGCGTCGGAGGAGTGGAATAGCGAGACAACAAAGTTATTCGACAGCAATTTTTCATGACTTTTTGAACAATATTAAAAATTGGAGGTCATTATTTATGAATGAAGGTGTTTTTTCTCCATATACGATTAAAGGGGTTACATTAAAAAACAGAATCGTCATGTCCCCAATGTGTATGTATTCTTCTACCGATGAAAATGGCAAATTACAGGCGTTTCATTGGACACATTACATAAGCAGAGCTGTCGGGGGTGTAGGGTTAGTCATGCTAGAAGCAACGGCCATTTCTCCAGAAGGAAGAATTTCTTCCCAAGACCTTGGAATTTGGAATGATGAACATGTCGAAGACTTAAAAATGCTTGTGGCAGAGATGCAAACCTATGGTACAAAAACAGCCATTCAATTGGCTCATGCTGGTCGTAAAGCAACCGTTGATGGAAAGATACTTGCCCCATCTGCGATTGCATTTAATGAAAATTTCTCTATACCAAATGAAATGACTTATGAGGATATTAAACAAACCATAGAAGCCTTTCAAAACGCTGCCTCACGAGCAAAACAAGCAAGCTTTGATATTATTGAGTTACATGGAGCTCATGGGTATTTAATTAATGAATTTTTATCTCCTTTAACGAATAAACGCGAGGATATTTATGGAGGAAATCAAGTAAACCGCTATCGTTTTTTAAAAGACATCATTGATGCTGTGAAGGAAGTTTGGGACGGAGCTTTATTTGTAAGAATATCAGCCAATGATTATCAAAAAGAGGGATTAACGGTCAATGACTATATAACATATTGTAAGTGGATGAAGGAACAAGGTGTAGATTTAATAGATGTTAGCTCAGGTGGAGTTGTACCTGCCTCAATTGATGTTTATCCAGGATACCAAATCGATTATGGTGAAAAAATTCGTCAGCATGTGAAAGTGGCAACAGGGGCAGTTGGCATGATTACCAGCGGTCTACAAGCAGAAGAAATCATTCGTAATGAAAGAGCAGATTTAGTATTCATTGGTCGAGCGTTATTAAAAAACCCTTATTTACCAAAGGTATTTGCAGATGAGTTAGATGTTCCAATTGACCCCCCTAAACAATATTCACGAGGGTGGTAAAAGAAAGGGTAGGCAAAACTTTTAAGTCTTTTGCCTACTTGTTTTTAATTTATGAACAAGGCGCGCTCAATTTGTTTTCGATGATGTAGATCATGTTTTATATGTCCTTCAAAGTATTCATGAAGAAGAAAAGTTGATTGACCAATGCTTATCCCACTGCCCCTCATCAATCGATTCCATCCTTTTGAGTAGCTCTTGTCTTGTGTGAACAAACTTTTTGATCATATCATCTTGTTCCATATTTCTTCCTTCGATTGCTGCTTTTCTATTAAACTCTTCTACTTCAGGTCCTAAAGGAAACAATTCTTCTGAAAAAAAATACGGAATACGTTTTTCCATGATAAAACGATCCCAAGCCTGTAGGTGACTAATGATTTCAGCACTACTCCACTTTTCTTTTTCAATAGGATTAACCCATAAATCTGAACCAAATCTATTTAAAGATTTCACCCAATCAATCATCCTATTATGATGTTCGACTAGCTGTTTCTTTATCGAGTTCAACATTAACACGCACTCTTAATTAAATAGAATTATACTAGACTATTAATTTTATAATACCTTTGTCATAAATACACTATTTTCATCCTCTATATAATCATCAAAAGGCTTGCAATAGTGAAACCCAAAACTTATATAGAGAGTTCTAGCTGGTTCAAAAGCTTCCATGGATCCTGTCTCCAAACTTAATCTTTTATAGCCACGCCGTCTAGCTTCATCCATAATGTGTTGAAGAACTAATTTTGCAACACCTTTTCTTAAATGTTGTGATGAAGTTCGCATAGACTTTACCTCTCCATGCTCCTTATCAAGTTCTTTAAGTGCTCCGCATCCTAACAATTCATCATGCTCCCACACACTCCAAAACGTTATTTCCTGTTTTTTCAATTCATCAAGATCCAGTGCATGAATACTTTCCAGCGGAGAATGTTGTTTCATTCCATCCATATGTTCCTCTAATAATATCGCCACGGCATTTCCACTTAAATCATCTATTTTAATTTCCAATATCATCAACCCTTTAAAGTTCAATTTGTTCTCTTAGAACATCAATTTCAACCAAGTCGTTGGCTATATATGTATTCGAGAAAGTTTTTTTCGCTTCCTGCAACAACGATTGAATTTGTAGAGACGACTGGTAGCGAGAACTTATATGTGTAAGCCAAAGACAACCCACATTTGCTCGCTTGGCAACTTGAGCAGCTTGCTTGGTAGTCGAATGAAAGTAATTAAAAGCTAGTTTTTCTTCTTTTTCACTAAAAGTTGCTTCATGAATAAGAACATCCGCATCCTTCGCCAACTCCATACTGGCTTGACAAAAACGCGTATCACCTAAAACCGTAACAATACGACCTTTTTTAGCCTCGCCTATATAATCTTGACCATTAATAATCCGGCCATCTTCCAACACCACTTTCTCTCCATCTTTCAATTGACTATAAATGGGGCCTGGTTGAATTCCTTCATTAATCAATTTGTCTACTTGCAATTTACCTGGTAAGTCCTTCTCAATAACACGATACCCGTATGAAGGAATGCCATGCTCAAGCAACTCTACTTGAACTTCAAACGTATCATCTTCAAAAATAATGCCTGTCTCCTCAATTTCTACAATTTGTAGTGGGTATTTTAAATACGTTGTACTTACAGAAAGACTTGTTTCCACAAATTCTTTTATTCCCTTTGGTCCATATATAGTTAGTAATTCTTCTCCTCCTTGAAATGAACGACTTCCCAATAATCCAGGTAACCCAAATATATGATCACCATGCAAATGGGTAATAAAGATTTTTTCTATTTTTCTCGGTTTTATTTTCGTATGCAAAATTTGATGTTGCGTCGCTTCTCCGCAGTCAAACAACCATATTTGGTTTCTTTCTTCTAATAGCATTAGAGCTATAGATGAAACATTCCGTTCTTTCGCAGGTATCCCTGCCCCCGTACCTAAAAACTGAATCTCCAATCAATTTTCCTCCTAAGAACTGTTCGTTTTAGTCATAGCATATCACGAACCGATCATGATAGGAATAAACATCGTTCCTCCAGCTTGTATGGTCATAAGCTGTAACGACTCATTCGTCTTAAATATTTGCTTTCACCCGTAATAAACATTAAAATTGTTTAAGTATAATAGGTCAAAACGAGGTAACTTACTACTACTTTATTACATATAACGCATTAAAAAAGTGAGGTATTCTAGTGGAAACAACAACATATCCTAAAGCAGTCATTGTGATCTTCGGAGCGACTGGTGACTTAGCGAAACGAAAGTTATATCCATCTATTCATCGGCTTTTCAATAACAACCAAATTGGTGATGAGTTTGCTGTTATCGGTGTCGCTAGAAGGCCTTGGACAAATGACCTTTTTCGAGAGAAAGTGAAAGAATCTATTCAAACCCCTATTACTACAGATGAAGAAATTGATTCGTTTACAAGTCATTTTTACTATCATCCTTTTGATGTGACAGATAAAAGTTCCTTTCAAGATTTAATGAGCTTAATGAACGACTTAGATGGACAGTATCGAACAGAAGGAAATCGGATGTTTTACTTAGCCATGGCGCCTGAATTTTTCGGAACAATCGCGCAAAACATTCAAGAATATGGATTGAAAGAGACAAATGGTTGGACTAGACTCGTCATTGAAAAACCATTTGGCCATAATTTTGAATCTGCTAAGAAGTTAAATGATGAATTAAGAGAAGCATTTGATGAAAAACAAATATATCGAATTGATCATTACTTAGGAAAGGAAATGGTACAAAACATAGAGGTTATTCGATTTGCTAACGCCATTTTTGAACATCTTTGGAACAACCGCTTTATATCCAATATACAAATCACATCTAGTGAATTATTAGGAGTGGAAGACCGAGGGAAATACTATGAAAGTTCAGGAGCCCTTCGCGATATGGTACAAAACCATATGTTGCAAATGGTCGCGTTACTTGCAATGGAGCCTCCTATTAAATTAACAACTGACGAAGTTCGTTCTGAAAAAGTAAAAGCTTTACGTTCTATCCGTCCTCTTACCAAACAGTCTACTTTTGACCATTTTGTTCGAGGGCAATATGGCAAGGGAGAAATAGAAGAAGAACACGTAGATGGGTATCGTGAAGATCCCAATGTTGACTCAGAATCGAATACGGAAACGTTTGTAGCAGGAAAGATCATGATTGATAACTATCGCTGGGCAGGCGTCCCTTTTTATATTCGAACAGGAAAAAGAATGAAAGAAAAATTAACAAAGATCGTGGTCGAGTTTAAAGACTTACCGATGAATTTATATAACAATGGTTCAGGAAAGAAACAAACAAACTTGCTGGTTATACATATACAACCTGATGAGGGGATCACCTTACATTTAAATGCCAAACAATCTGATGGAACAAGAACTATTATTCCCATTCAACTTGATTACTGTAACAATTGCATCAATGGCATTAATACACCGGAAGCTTATGAAAAATTAATTTATGATTGCATGAACGGAGATGCAACGAACTTCACCCATTGGGATGAAGTTGCTCTTTCTTGGCAATTTGTTGATACCATCTCAAAAGCTTGGGAGAGCCAAAAGGCCGAATTTCCAAACTATACGTCAGGTTCCATGGGACCTGACGACGCTGATAAACTTTTAGAAAAAGACGGATTTAACTGGTGGTAATAAGCAAAGCGCATGCGCCTTGCTCAGCCACGACAAGCATAAGGCACGGAGAAAAGAAAGATGTTCTTTATCTTTTGTTCTACGTGACTTATGACCTCGAGTGGCTAGGTGCTGGAGCTAGACAGCAATGTTAGCACATTCTTATAAAGCACAAAGTTTATACATTCTTATCTTTTAAGAAAGGCTGATGCCCTTTGCTCACATCCGACAAGCATAAGACGCGTATAAAATGAAGGTGTTCTTTACCTTCATGCATACGTGGCTTATGACCTCGAGGATGTAAGGGCGTCAGCTGGACAATAAGAAAAGCGCAAGCGCCCGTCTAGCGACGCAGGTGCTTATAGACCCCCGCATGAGATAATGGAACATCAACTAAAGACGCCCACGTCCTGTGGGCAACGTTGATGCTAGCACTTCCTGTGCGTCGAAAGCGCTACCCGCCGCTGGGCGCTGGAGCTAGACAAAAATAAAAGCACCATCCAAATAAGGACAGATTTTTATACTTTCTTACTCTATAAGAAAAGCGCAAGCGCCCGTCTATATTTATCAAAACGTATAAAAAATACAGGAGGAGAAAACTCATGAAATTTTACGATGTAACAACTCCTATTTATCAAGGAATGACTGTTTATAAAAACAAACCAGAAAAACAACCAATCATCAAAACAACTACAAATGAGCATGTAACCGAGTCTCGCATCGATATGGATTTACACACAGGAACACATGTTGACGCTCCTCTTCATATGATCAATGATGGGGATACAATGGAAACCATCCAAATTAAAGAGCTAGTCAGACCTGTTAAAGTGTTTGACGTGACACATGTTGAAGATCGGATCAAGAAATCAGATGTGGCGGGCTTAAATATTGAGAAAGATGATTTCATTTTATTTAAAACAAAAAATTCATTTGAAGATTCATTCAACTTTGACTTTATATTTGTTGCTGAAGATTTAGCCAAGTACTTGGCTGAGATTGGCATTAAAGGTGTTGGAGTTGACGGACTCGGAATAGAAAGAAGTCAGCCTGGCCATCCTACTCATCGCACATTATTTGATGAAAAAATTATCGTCATGGAAGGTCTTCGATTAAAAGACATAACAGAGGGTGAGTATTTTATGGTTGCTTCTCCACTTCCTATTAAAGGAGTAGATGCATCACCAGCCCGCGTATTATTATTCGAGGACAACCTATCTGGATAGCCTAAACCCTTATAAAGAGGATTCCATATTAGTAGAAAGTTTTGCTTTCAAACTAAAAAACGCCCCTAATCAAAATAACTGATTAGGGGCGTTTCTATTACTTTTTTATTTCTCCATCCAGTCAGTATGGAAAATTCCTTCTTTATCCACTCGTTGATACGTATGCGCACCAAAGTAATCACGCTGTGCTTGTAGAAGGTTCGCTGGCAACCTTTCTGAACGATAGCTATCATAATAAGCAAGCGCGGAAGAGAACGTTGGAACTGGGATTCCATTGTTAATTGCAAGAGCAATTACCTCTCGAAGAGCTCCTTGATAGTTTTCAACGATCTCTTTGAAATATGGGTCAAATAAAAGATTAGCAAGCTTTGGATCTAAATCATATGCTTCTTTTATCTTTTGTAGGAAGGCCGCTCGAATGATGCATCCCCCTCGGAAAATCATCGCAATTTCACCGTATTGAAGATTCCAGTCATACTCCTCTGAAGCTGCTCTCATTTGCGCGAAGCCTTGTGCGTAAGAAAGAATTTTACTCATATAAAGAGCTTTTCTAATGGCCTCGATAAGCTCTTTTTTATCGCCTGTAAAGTTTTGAATTGCGGGTCCAGATAGCGTTTGACTTGCTTTTACACGCTCTTCCTTCATCGCTGAAATAAAACGCGCAAAAACCGATTCAGTAATTACAGGGAGAGGAACACCTAAATCAAGTGAGCTTTGACTCGTCCATTTCCCTGTCCCTTTTTGTCCTGCCGTATCTAAAATCACATCCACTAAAGGTTTGCCAGTCTCTTCATCCATTTTTGTGAAGATATCAGCTGTGATCTCGATTAAATAACTATCAAGTTCTCCATTATTCCACTCTGCAAAGACTTCATGAAGTTCTTGTGCATTTAGGCCTAGAACATGTTTTAAAATCGAGTAAGCTTCACATATAAGCTGCATATCCCCATACTCTATACCATTATGTACCATTTTTACATAATGACCTGCTCCATCAGGTCCGATGTAGGTCGTACATGCTTCTCCGTCCACCTTTGCAGAAATGGCTTCTAAAATAGGCTTTACTAACTCATGAGCTTCTTTTTGCCCACCCGGCATAATTGAAGGCCCTTTAAGAGCTCCTTCCTCACCACCAGAAACACCGGTTCCTATGAAATGGATTCCACTCTCGGCTAATTGCTTATTTCGACGTTGAGTATCTTTAAAGAAAGTATTTCCACCGTCAATTAAAATATCGCCTTTATCAAGATGAGGCAATAATGACTCAATCGTCGCGTCTGTCGGTTTTCCTGCCTTAACCATTAATAAAATTTTTCGAGGTTTTTCCAGTGAAGCGACAAATTCTTCAATACTATATGTACCAACGACCTTTTTCCCTTCTGCTTCTTGTAAAAATTGTTCCGTTTTTTCTGGAGAACGATTAAAAACAGAAACAGAATATCCACGACTTTCTATGTTAAGAGCCAAATTTTTGCCCATAACTGCAAGTCCAACTACTCCAATATGTTGATTTGACATCCTTTTACGTCCCTTCTAGTTCAACTTGTACAATCTTGAAAATACCATATATAAATAAGGTTTATCAAGTTATAGATTTCGAATTCATTGCAAGAAGAGGGGAAAATGTTTCTGAATAAAAGAAACGAACGCTTAGTCTCGCAAAAAATCTTTGTTAAAACTAGTCTCTCCCTGTTCTTCTTCTTTTATCTTTAACCCTTTTTTAATAATACTTTTTCCATATTTCGTTTGAAGTTCATTCATCACATTGATAATAGGCTCGTCTTTTACATCCTTTTCGAACGTGAAAAGATCCAGTTGCTTCATAGCAGCGCTCTCATCAACTAACTCTTGACCCGTAATTCCTAAGAGTCTGATCGGTTTTTCATTCCAATGTTGATGAAACAGCCTCATGGATTGAGCAAAAATCTCTTCTTTCCCAGCTAGCGGATTTTCAAGAGAATAGCTTCTAGTAATGGTTTTTCGATCAGCATACCGTATGGTAATTGAGATTTTCTCCATCATCAACTCTTTCTTTGTTAATCTACTACTTACTGAATGGGCTAGTTTACGAAAGGTTTGTTCTATAAGTCCCATATCCACTGTATCATTAGAAATCGTCGTAGAGTTGCCTACACTTTTAATATCATATATGGCAGAGGGATCGACCTCTCGGTTATCAATGCCCATCGCTCTTTCTTGCAAACGAATTCCATTGATCCCAAGAAACTGTCTTAATGAATCTTTGTTTGCTTTAACCAAATCGTCAATGGTGTATACTTCAATTTGATTTAATTTTTCTGTTGATTTCTTTCCGACACCATGCATTTCTTCAATTGGAAGTGGCCACAATCTTTCTTTTAATTGTCTTTTTCGTAACACAGTAATTCCTAAAGGTTTTTTCATGTTTGAAGCCATTTTAGCCAAAAATTTATTAGGAGCAATACCAATACTACAAGGGAGTAAAAGCTCGTTATATAATTGATCTTGTATATTTTGGGCAATTGTTAGAGGATGTTCTGGAACTTGAGAAACATCTAGATAACCTTCATCAATTGAAACAGGTTCTACCGTTTGGGTGTATGTTTTTAACACTTGAAATATTTCAGATGAGGCCTGTCTATAGAGGTCAAAATTAGGCTTAACCACAATCATATTGGGACATAATTTCCTTGCTTGCCACAATGGCATCGCCGCTCTAACCCCATGCTTTCTTGCCTCATAGCTACACGTCACAACAATTCCCTTTCTTTCTTTAGGGTTTCCCGCTACAGCTAAAGGTTTACCACGCAAATCACAGTTATGCGCCATTTCTACAGAGGCATAAAAACTGTTCATATCGACATGAAAAATCACTTTCCCGTTTGCTCGTTCCATTATGTTTCATCCCTTTAATTTATAGTGACCTCTAACAACTGTTCCTTCACCTCTGCAAAATGAGGAAGGCTGTCTACAAGATTTGAAACATTTAAATGAGTGATTAAACTATCATCATGTAAGATGATATCCGTAAAATAGGGAACAGACTGAAAAAGGTTTTTATTTAAAGGCTTAACCATATCATTTGTAACCGAAATGATATCCCTCGTTTCCTCAACGAGTAATCCGATCAATTCATGTTGATTCATTTTCGAAACAATGATTTTTTGATTTGCATCGTCAATTTTTTCTTTGTTAAAAACAACATTGATATCAATAACAGGTACAACCTCATTTCTCATATTTGTAATACCACGTATGAATGATGGAAAATTGGCCCCAGAAACGACTTGCAAGCTGTTCTCAATCGTCACAATATCATCAATGGATAACGCATACTTCTCATCACCCGAAAAAAACACAATCGCTTTTTCCATAAGATTCATCCCCTTTTTGTAAAAGAGTAGGGGCTCATAAAGCCCCAGTTCAACACTACCCGTTAGCCACTTCTTCTATAATCGCAACGACATATTCAGCTGCTTTCACTAATTCCTTAGTAGGCATTTTTTCATTGGTTGTATGTATTTCTTCATATCCAACAGAGAGGTTTACAGTTGGGATATCGAATCCTGCGATAATATTCGCATCGCTTCCTCCTCCTGATGTTAATAAATTCGATTTACGACCAATTTTTTCAGCTGCTCTTTTTGCCACCTCGACTACATGATCTCCATCACCAAATTTAAACCCTGGATACATAACAATCACGTCAACATCTGCTTTGCCTCCCATTTCTGTTGCAACATCTTCAAAGGCTTTTTTCATTTTATTTGCTTGTTCTTCCATTTTCTCTTTCACTAAAGAACGGGCCTCCGCTAAAATTTCCACATGGTCACAAACAATGTTCGTTTGTGAGCCTCCCTCGAACCTGCCAATGTTAGCCGTGGTTTCATCATCTATTCTACCTAACGGCATTTTGGAAATCGCTTTTGCTGCCATTGTAATAGCCGATACACCTTTTTCAGGAGCAACTCCAGCGTGAGCGGTTTTCCCATGAATAACAGCTTTAATCTTTGCTTGTGTTGGAGCCGCGACGATAATATTGCCTACTTCTCCATCACTATCTAAAGCATATCCGAACTTAGCAGTTACAAATTTAGAATCTAACGCTTTCGCACCAACTAAACCTGATTCTTCACCTACGGTAATAATAAACTCTATTTTCCCATGCTTTATGTTTTGCTCTTTTAACACTTTGATTGCTTCAAGCATGGCTGCAAGACCTGTTTTATCGTCTGCTCCTAAAATGGTGGTACCATCTGTTACAATGTATCCATCTTTAATAGAAGGTTTAACTCCATTTCCAGGAACAACTGTATCCATATGTGAGGTGAAGTAAATAGGGTCTACTCCTTCTTTTGTTGCTTCTAACGTACAAATTAAATTCCCTGCGCCATGACCGGTTTCATCCATTGTATTGTCTTCCACAACTTTTACTCCAAGAGCCGTAAATTTTTCTTTCAATACTTTGGCAATTTTCGCTTCATGTTTTGTCTCAGAATCGACTTGGACTAATTCAAGAAATTCATCCACTATTCGTTGTTCGTTAATCAAAATCATTTCCTCCTTGTATAAATAACGTACTTTTTTATGTAATATTAAAAGATTAACTTTAACTTAATCAGTATATCATTTTCCATTGATTAATTCATAATACTCGAGAAGAGGAATAGTAAAATCACCCCACAATAATGTGAAGTGATTTTATGTTTATAAAGGGATATTCCCATGTTTCTTAGCTGGACGAGTCTCTTTTTTTGTTTTCAACATTTCTAGTGCCTGAATCAGTTTAATTCTTGTTTCTCTTGGATCAATAATATCATCGACAATTCCTTGGCTTGCGGCAACGTAAGGATTAGCAAACTTCTCTCTATATTCTTTTATCTTTTCTGCTCTCGTTTGTTGAGGGTTATCACTACGATTTATTTCTTTTGAAAAGATAATATTTGCTGCTCCTTCAGGTCCCATAACAGCAATTTCTGCATTCGGCCAGGCGTATACCATATCGGCACCTATTGAACGAGAATTCAATGCTACATATGCCCCACCGTACGCCTTACGCAAAATGACTGTGATCTTAGGTACCGTTGCTTCGGAATAAGCGTATAAGATTTTCGCACCATGTCTAATGATTCCACCATGCTCCTGGTTTACTCCTGGGAAGAACCCAGTCACATCTTCAAAAGTAACAATAGGAATGTTAAATGAATCACAAAAGCGGATAAACCTAGCTGCTTTATCAGAAGAGTTAATATCCAGCCCTCCTGCCATATATTTTGGCTGGTTGCAAACAAGCCCCACTACTTGGCCATTAATTCTAGCGAAACCAACTACAATGTTTTTGGCAAACGATTGTTGCACTTCAAAGAACGATCCTTCATCGGTTACCTGGTCAATAACGTGTCTGACATCGTATGGTCTGATTGCTTCAAAAGGAACGACATCTGCTAAATCAGGCAAATAATCATCTCTTTCTTCGATATCCACAACTTCAGGGTGTTTCTCGTTACTTTGAGGTAAATAACTTAATAATTGACGTACTTGTTTTAAAACTTCCTCCTCTGTTTCTGCAGAGAAATGGGCATTCCCGCTAATCGAATTATGAACATTTGCCCCTCCTAAGTTTTCAGAGGAGATTTTTTCACCTGTAACCGTTTCAATTACTTTAGGACCCGTGATAAACATTTGGCTTGTTTTTTGTACCATAAACACAAAATCAGTAATTGCTGGTGAATACACAGCTCCTCCTGCACAAGGACCTAAAATAACCGATATTTGCGGAATAACCCCAGAGTATATTGCGTTTCGGTAAAACACATGTCCATACCCATCTAATGAATTGACCCCTTCTTGTATTCTCGCTCCTCCTGAATCGTTCAAACCTATAAAAGGGGTTCCGTTTTGATAAGCTAGATCCATCACTTCAGCAATTTTTTTTGCGTGCATTTCACCAAGGGCTCCTCCAAATACGGTGAAATCTTGAGAGAATAAATAAATAGGGCGTCCATTAACCTTTCCATACCCTGTCACAACTCCGTCTCCAGCTGCTTTTTTCTCCCCTAAGCCAAAATCGTGACAGCGATGCT
This portion of the Bacillus carboniphilus genome encodes:
- a CDS encoding DNA polymerase IV — encoded protein: MERANGKVIFHVDMNSFYASVEMAHNCDLRGKPLAVAGNPKERKGIVVTCSYEARKHGVRAAMPLWQARKLCPNMIVVKPNFDLYRQASSEIFQVLKTYTQTVEPVSIDEGYLDVSQVPEHPLTIAQNIQDQLYNELLLPCSIGIAPNKFLAKMASNMKKPLGITVLRKRQLKERLWPLPIEEMHGVGKKSTEKLNQIEVYTIDDLVKANKDSLRQFLGINGIRLQERAMGIDNREVDPSAIYDIKSVGNSTTISNDTVDMGLIEQTFRKLAHSVSSRLTKKELMMEKISITIRYADRKTITRSYSLENPLAGKEEIFAQSMRLFHQHWNEKPIRLLGITGQELVDESAAMKQLDLFTFEKDVKDEPIINVMNELQTKYGKSIIKKGLKIKEEEQGETSFNKDFLRD
- a CDS encoding M20/M25/M40 family metallo-hydrolase, whose protein sequence is MINEQRIVDEFLELVQVDSETKHEAKIAKVLKEKFTALGVKVVEDNTMDETGHGAGNLICTLEATKEGVDPIYFTSHMDTVVPGNGVKPSIKDGYIVTDGTTILGADDKTGLAAMLEAIKVLKEQNIKHGKIEFIITVGEESGLVGAKALDSKFVTAKFGYALDSDGEVGNIIVAAPTQAKIKAVIHGKTAHAGVAPEKGVSAITMAAKAISKMPLGRIDDETTANIGRFEGGSQTNIVCDHVEILAEARSLVKEKMEEQANKMKKAFEDVATEMGGKADVDVIVMYPGFKFGDGDHVVEVAKRAAEKIGRKSNLLTSGGGSDANIIAGFDIPTVNLSVGYEEIHTTNEKMPTKELVKAAEYVVAIIEEVANG
- a CDS encoding chemotaxis protein CheW produces the protein MEKAIVFFSGDEKYALSIDDIVTIENSLQVVSGANFPSFIRGITNMRNEVVPVIDINVVFNKEKIDDANQKIIVSKMNQHELIGLLVEETRDIISVTNDMVKPLNKNLFQSVPYFTDIILHDDSLITHLNVSNLVDSLPHFAEVKEQLLEVTIN
- the gndA gene encoding NADP-dependent phosphogluconate dehydrogenase; the protein is MSNQHIGVVGLAVMGKNLALNIESRGYSVSVFNRSPEKTEQFLQEAEGKKVVGTYSIEEFVASLEKPRKILLMVKAGKPTDATIESLLPHLDKGDILIDGGNTFFKDTQRRNKQLAESGIHFIGTGVSGGEEGALKGPSIMPGGQKEAHELVKPILEAISAKVDGEACTTYIGPDGAGHYVKMVHNGIEYGDMQLICEAYSILKHVLGLNAQELHEVFAEWNNGELDSYLIEITADIFTKMDEETGKPLVDVILDTAGQKGTGKWTSQSSLDLGVPLPVITESVFARFISAMKEERVKASQTLSGPAIQNFTGDKKELIEAIRKALYMSKILSYAQGFAQMRAASEEYDWNLQYGEIAMIFRGGCIIRAAFLQKIKEAYDLDPKLANLLFDPYFKEIVENYQGALREVIALAINNGIPVPTFSSALAYYDSYRSERLPANLLQAQRDYFGAHTYQRVDKEGIFHTDWMEK
- a CDS encoding acyl-CoA carboxylase subunit beta gives rise to the protein MDIYDKINELYDKRREVELGGGDKKIAKQHDKGKLTARERIELLVDEGSFVEINTFMEHRCHDFGLGEKKAAGDGVVTGYGKVNGRPIYLFSQDFTVFGGALGEMHAKKIAEVMDLAYQNGTPFIGLNDSGGARIQEGVNSLDGYGHVFYRNAIYSGVIPQISVILGPCAGGAVYSPAITDFVFMVQKTSQMFITGPKVIETVTGEKISSENLGGANVHNSISGNAHFSAETEEEVLKQVRQLLSYLPQSNEKHPEVVDIEERDDYLPDLADVVPFEAIRPYDVRHVIDQVTDEGSFFEVQQSFAKNIVVGFARINGQVVGLVCNQPKYMAGGLDINSSDKAARFIRFCDSFNIPIVTFEDVTGFFPGVNQEHGGIIRHGAKILYAYSEATVPKITVILRKAYGGAYVALNSRSIGADMVYAWPNAEIAVMGPEGAANIIFSKEINRSDNPQQTRAEKIKEYREKFANPYVAASQGIVDDIIDPRETRIKLIQALEMLKTKKETRPAKKHGNIPL